GCCATGGAGCTTGCGGAGAAATATGTTTTTTTAGCACAGCAGCCAAAAAAGAATAGGGAACTCGAACTTTCCTTAACAGAGACTCGCAAAACTTTAAAGGAACTCACTAATACGATAGAAAAGGATTTATATAAAGTTATTGCCGATGATATTGATCACCTTAACTTCGAATTGGATGTTGCTAAGCAATCCATTGAAACTAGAAAAGAGTCACAAGTAATTGATGAAAGCAGGAGGTTAAAATGAATAACAATGATCCAAACCTGTTGAATAAAACGAATAATGCCAGTTTGATCGATGATCTTTTAGCCAATCCATTTGATGGGGTGCAGGAGCTGGAGAAAGTATCTTCCCAGGAAGCGAAACCGGTTAAACTGATTGATGTCATTCCTGAAGAGAACAGGGCAAAGGCATATCAGCTTGCCGAACAAATCGACCCAACCAATCATCAGGCGATGATATCCTATGGTACACCCGCCCAATCAAAGCTTCTGACCTTTTCTAATTCCATGCTTGAGCATGTCCAGAAAAAAGATGTGGGTGAAGTGGGCAACATTATCAGTGATTTAATGAAAAAGTTAAACGAGCTGAGCCCGGATGAGCTAAAACCGGATAAGCCCTCTTTCTTTGCGCGTATGTTCGGGAAGCTCTCGGGATCTGTACAGGAAGTGCTATCCAAATATCAAAAAACTGGTGCCCAAATTGATCGAATCAGTGTGAAACTCGAGCGGAGCAAGAATATCCTGCTATCGGATATCGTAATCCTTGAAAAGCTATATGAAACGAATAAGGATTATTTCCAGGCATTGAATGTCTATATTGCAGCCGGGGAAATTAAACTCGAAGAAATCCATGGGAAAACGATTCCGGAGTTAAGGAAGTCCGCTGAATCGAGCAATGATCAAATGAAGTTCCAGGAAGTCAATGATATGCTGCAATTTGCTGAACGGTTGGATAAAAGGCTTCATGATTTGAAATTGAGTCGCGAAATTACGATTCAAAGCGCACCGCAAATCAGGCTGATCCAAAACACGAATCAGGCGCTGGTCGAGAAAATACAATCTTCGATCATGACAGCCATCCCCCTTTGGAAAAATCAAGTTGCGATAGCATTGACCTTAATCAGGCAAAGGCATGCAGTAGAAGCACAAAAGCAGGTTTCCAAAACTACAAATGACTTGTTATTGAAGAACTCTGAGATGCTGAAAACGAATACCATTGAAACGGCAAAAGAAAATGAGCGCGGACTTGTCGATATCGAAACATTAAAGAATACCCAAGCCAATTTGATTTCCACGCTTGAGGAAACCATGCGGATTCAAGAAGAAGGAAGGCATAAACGCCGACAAGCCGAACGGGAATTGGCTACAATGGAAAATGAACTGAAACAGAAACTATTGGAGATAAAGGGATAAGGGGAGATAACATGGAAACCATCGAGGCTATAAAAACGAGAAGAAGCATTGGAATCGTCAAGCAAGATCCGGTACCTAAGGAAATGATCGAGCAAATCATTGAAGCTGGAACGTATGCCCCTAATCACCATCGAACGGAGCCTTGGCGCTTTTTTGTAATGACAGGAGAAGGAAGAAATAAACTTGGAGAGGTATTCGAAGAAATCACAAGAATTGAAAATGCTGATGATACTCCTGAAAGTTTAATCAGCAAGCTTGAAAGGCAAAAAAAGAATCCATTAAGGGCTCCAGTCATCATCGCAGTGGGCATAGAGCCTAGTGATAAGAATAATGTCCTCGTGGCAGAAGAATATGCAGCAGTGAACAGTGCCATTCAGAACATGCTTC
This sequence is a window from Brevibacillus sp. JNUCC-41. Protein-coding genes within it:
- a CDS encoding toxic anion resistance protein → MNNNDPNLLNKTNNASLIDDLLANPFDGVQELEKVSSQEAKPVKLIDVIPEENRAKAYQLAEQIDPTNHQAMISYGTPAQSKLLTFSNSMLEHVQKKDVGEVGNIISDLMKKLNELSPDELKPDKPSFFARMFGKLSGSVQEVLSKYQKTGAQIDRISVKLERSKNILLSDIVILEKLYETNKDYFQALNVYIAAGEIKLEEIHGKTIPELRKSAESSNDQMKFQEVNDMLQFAERLDKRLHDLKLSREITIQSAPQIRLIQNTNQALVEKIQSSIMTAIPLWKNQVAIALTLIRQRHAVEAQKQVSKTTNDLLLKNSEMLKTNTIETAKENERGLVDIETLKNTQANLISTLEETMRIQEEGRHKRRQAERELATMENELKQKLLEIKG
- a CDS encoding nitroreductase family protein, whose product is METIEAIKTRRSIGIVKQDPVPKEMIEQIIEAGTYAPNHHRTEPWRFFVMTGEGRNKLGEVFEEITRIENADDTPESLISKLERQKKNPLRAPVIIAVGIEPSDKNNVLVAEEYAAVNSAIQNMLLAAHSLGLGAVWRTGKITYHEKVREFFNLSSKGEVLAFIYLGYPDMEPKPAKKTPFDELTTWIG